One Parashewanella spongiae genomic window, CAACACACCACATTTTTTTCTGCCAAGGTTTTAAGTCGTTTTCTTTAAACCTAAAAACATCAGTTGAACGCTGAGTATATGAGTAACTGTTTGAGCAATACGATGATTTTATTATCATGTTTTTCACCTAATGAGTGAAATGCTCTACGCTCACAAGCTTGCTAAAATGGCTGCTATCTGCGTTATATCTTTTGCAAGTAGAATAACTACTTGCTGCAAGCTACGCCTTAATATCAGCCATTTTTTCTACGCTTGAGAACGCAGTCAACTGATGTTTTTAGGGAGCGCCACGAAGCGCTTTATTCTGTTGCGGGATTTGTCTCAACGTATACGCAGCCAAGCGATTACATGGCCATAAACCAGAGACAGCAACGTTATTATTTATAATAAGTCCATCAGGTTGAAACGTACCTGACGGGATAATTACCAGTTCATCCCGAAATCTGACGGGCATGCATAATGGGTAACCGCTATGACATGAAGCCCTGTGACAAAGGCCTTGAATAAAGGTTGAGATGCAATGTAGGCCGCAGCATCAAGCGAATTCAGTTAAGCGTCGTAAATCAAAAAATGAAGATGGGGAGTCTTTCCTAGTTGACGAACCCTGACACAAACAGAGAAGCAACTGGTAAATGCATCTGTTTGATCTTCCGGCGTAATATGAAGTGGCATGTATTGAAGGAAATAAAGTGAACGTGGGAGAGCCTGAGTGTTGGAAGGTAGTGACTTCCACTATCCGAATATAAGGTAAACCGAAATTTCAGATAGGGCGCTCAGGCAGTCGGATGAGCCCATAGTACCGTTAACCGTGAAGACAACATAACTTTACATCAGGGAAGGGGCTCAGTGTTACACCCGTTTTTTAACGTAACTTTTGAGGTGAAATTGCCATATGGCTAACACTCCAGTAAATATCAGAATATTACAGCGAAAACTTTACTTACGCTCAAAGCTTAACTCGGAGCTTCGATTTTACAGCTTGTACGATAAACTCAGTCGCCTAGATATACTCGAAGAAGCCTATCGACGATGCAAAGCCAATAAAGGCGGAGCAGGAATTGATGGCATCACATTCAGTTATCTAGAGCAGCAAAAGAAAGTTGTTGCGCTGTTAAAAGAAATTCAAACTCAATTACAACAGAAAAACTATCGACCTAGCCCAGTCAAACGAGTAGAAATACTCAAAGACAACGGCAAAACGCGGAAACTTGGGATCCCGATAATCAGTGACAGAATTGTGCAAATGGCGATGACAATAGTGATGCAACCCGTCTACGAACCTCATTTACATGAACACAGTTATGGTTATCGTCCATGTCGAAGCGCCCAGCAAGCGGTAAAAGTCATTGAAATGAGCCTAAAACAAGGCTACCAGCACGTACTCGATGCTGACTTGAGTGCCTATTTCGATACCATCCCGCACGCTAAGTTGATGGCAAAAATAGAAAGGCGAATAAGCGACAGCAGCTTTCTGAGTTTGCTGAAAAGCTTTATCAAAGCGCCCATCAGCATAGAGACGGTCAACGGGAAATGGCGAATAGAAGCAAGCCGATGTGGCACTCCGCAAGGCGGAGTTATCTCTCCACTACTGGCTAACATCTATCTCAACGATTTCTGTTTGAAAATACACGAAAAAACACCGTGTAAAATCGTTACCTATGCAGATGATTTTGTTGTACTTCATAAGCAAACCTACACACAAGAGCAACTGGACTGGATAACACAGCAATTAAGTGATGAAGGTCTGAAGCTAAATCAAAGTAAAACCCACTGTGTGGATATGGGAAAGCTGATGAATGAGTTTGATTTCCTCGGTTTTAACTTTCAACGGATCACAGGCCTCATCAAAGGCACCAGTTACATCAAGATACAGGCGTCTAAGAAGAGCCAAACAAAGCTGAAAAATAAAATCAGAGACATAGTGAAACACCGAACCTCAAATACACTTGGCGTACTGATAAATAAGGTTAATCAAGTTCTGAGGGGATGGAAACACTATTTTGGTGGGATAGGTTATCCCAGAGGTGTATTTTTCAGAATAAATGGATTTGTAGTAAACCGGTTCTATCGCTGGCATCGTCGCTTAAGTCAACGTCGAAGCAAGTATCTATCACGAGGTGCTTACGAAAAATTACGCCAAGCTGGTCTTGAGTATTTACCCACGACAAGATGATAAGCAAAGTGAAGGGGCTGAGAGAAGTGTAACAACAGAGCCGTGTGAGGGAAAACCTCATGCACGGAATCGAAGAGGGGCTGCTGGATAAGCGATAGCGAAGCCAGTAGCCTACTCTACTTAAAGCGTCTTCGCACGGTTTCTGTCGAAACTTCATCGAGTTCAGTTAATGCGATAAGTTTTTCCGTGATTAAACTCAATGTCCATCGACAAAGTCCTTCTGGTGGTTTGCTACAGGCTAAGGCAATAAGCAAGGCTTCTTGGTTACCATCCAAACACCGAGGCATGCCGCTTCGGGCTCCTTCATTCAGAGCAGCTTTAAGACCTTCCTCAACAAACTGTTTCTTTGTTCTATAAATGGTTGCTGTACCAACATTAAGCGCTAAAGATATTTCTTTATCTTGACTCATTCTATTGTTCGACATGAGCAAGATGTTGGCTCGTTTCAATTTTCTAGCCGATGTTTTCCCCTTTGCAATCAAGTCGACTAGGAACGATTTTTCTTCGTTTGAAAGCTCTACTAAATATTTGATGTTCATGGCACTATGGAGGTAGTTAACAATTACCATAATTGATCACAAAATGAGAAACATGTCGATCCCTGAGCCAGAAAAAGCCCCATTTACAGAGAAACAAGGTCAGTATTTAGCGTTCATAAAAATGTACACAAAGGTAAATAAAGTCCCGCCTGCACACACCGATTTTCAAAAATATTTTGACGTTACCCCACCGACCGTCAATCAAATGATAAAGACGCTAGAAAATAAAGGCTTAATTAGAAAAAAACCTAAAACGCCACGCAGTATTTACGTGCTTGCTCTGGATGAATTAATACCAACTTTAAAGTGAGTTCAATCGATCATCTTCACTGTGTTTGGGTACTAGTATCAAGTTAATGGGTAGACTCGCTCAATACTATCATTCCCGAGTTGAATTTATCCTCGATAAACTCAAGTCCAAATTCATCTTTGAGAAAACTTATCATTCCATTTTTTAAGGTATTATTGCCATGGTATCCAGTTATGATCGATGTTATCTTGGTTTCATTGTTTTTTTTGTGGTAACAAAATAATAGTTTTGCGAAAGCTAATGGAACCCCTTGAATATGTGTATCATTTCCTGAATGTTCTTCGAAGATTTTATCCATATGCAAATCGATACAATGATTCATTAAGCCAACATTTTTTTTATATATTCCTTGTGTTATCCCTTTATCAATCATGCTTGCGAAATTATTTTTTTCCAGCGGCGCAAGTTGAGCATGCATTTGTGAAAGAGTACTCATGTTACATTTGTTCATTATTTTTTCTAAATACCATATTCCAGTGTCTAATTGCTTAGCCTTAATGCATGCTTTAATAAAGGCATTGTAAATGGCAACATCAGGCTTGATGCCCCATTGTTGCATTAAGCTGGCTGTATCGCCATCTCCCAACACCAATGATTCGGCTTCTGTAAAACGTTCCATTTCAGCGCAGGCAGTCAGCAAATTCATACAGGTGATTGAATCTGCCTTTAGTGGTAGATGAGGTGCCATCAAGGGTTTGTCACCACACACCAGTTGCCAAGCACTATCAAACTGGCCAGTTTTAGCGCATACCGTTATAAAGGCGCTGTAAATGGCAACATCAGGCTCGATGCCCCATTGTTGCATTAAGCTGGCTGTAGCACCATCGCCCAACACCAATGATTTGGCCTCTGCATAACGCCCCGCTTCAGCGCAAGCGCTAAGCAAATTCATGCAGGTGATTGAATCTGCCTTTAGTGGTAGATGAGGTGCCATAACGGGCTTACCACCACACACCAGTTGCCAAGCACTATCAAATTGGCCAGTTTTAGCGCATACCGTGATAAATGCGCTGTAAATGGCAACGTTAGGCTTGATGCCCCATTGTTGCATTAAACTGGCTATAGCTATATCGCCCAACACCAATGATTTGGCTTCTGCATAACGCCCCGTTTCAGCGCAAGCGCTCAGCAAATTCGTGCAGGTAATTTGATTAGCTTTTAATGGCAAATGAGGTGCCATCATGGGCTTATCACCACACACCAGTTGCCAAGCACTATCAAACTGGCCCGTTTTAGCGCATACCGTGATAAAGGCACTGTAAATGGCAACATCAGGCTTGATACCCCACTGCTGCATTAAGCTGGCTGTAACTGTATCGCCATCGTCATCGCCCAACACCAATGATTTGGCTTCTGTAAAACGCTCCATTTCAGCGCAGGCCGTCAGTAAATTAATACATGTGATTTGATTGGTTTTTAATGCCAAATGAGGTGTCATCATGGGCTTATCACCACACACCAGTTGCCAAGCACTATCAAATTGGCCAGTTTTAGCGCATACCGTGATAAAAGCATTGTAAATGGCAACATCAGGCTTGATGCCCCATTGTTGCATTAAGCTGGCTGTATCGCCATCTCCCAACACCAATGATTCGGCTTCTGTAAAACGTTCCATTTCAGCGCAGGCAGTCAGCAAATTCATGCAGGTGATTGAATCTGCCTTTAGTGGTAGATGAGGTGCCATCACGGGCTTATCACCACACACCAGTTGCCAAGCACTACCAAATTGCCCCGTTTTAGCGCATACCGTGATAAAGGCGCTGTAAATGGCAACGTTAGGTTTGATGCCCCACTGCTGTACTAAGCTAGCTGTATCACCATCACCCAACACCAATGATTTGGCTTCTGCATAACGCCCCGTTTCAGCGCAGGCGGTCAGCAAATTTATGCAGGTGATTGAATCTGCCTTTAGTGGTAGATGAGGTGCCATCACGGGCTTGTCACCACAAACCAGTCGCCAAGCGCTATCAAACTGGCCCGTTTTAGCGCATACCGTGATAAAGGCATTGTAAATGGAAACATTAGGCTTGATACCCCATTGCTGCATTAAGCTGGCAACTGCTGCATTGCCTAACACTAACCCTTTAGCATCTGAAAAATTTAAATTTAACTTAATTAATTTCAGTAATAATGTGCATGTTTTCGATTCATAGGACGATTTAAATCGTGTTATGTCACTAAAAACGCCGTCGAAATTAGATGAATGGCTGTCAGAAAACTCGGCCGCTTTGTGTAACAATTTATGGATTAATCTTATGTCCCATGATGTTTCCATGACCAGTTTGTCGTTTTTTAGGGTGTGAATGATTTCAATAAGCTGCGAAAGTTTAGCGCAACCACCAATTAATACATTTAACTCAATACCCAGTTGATTTTTGCTTTTCTGTTTAAGTTTCCACGAGTGAATAAGCGCACTGGTTTGAGTAAAAAAGGGATCAGGGGAGGAAGGTGGTTGCTGTATTTGCTTGGTATATCTAGTGCTCGATTTTGGAGTAATGGAGCGAGGCTCAGTTGCAAAACGTCGACAAGCATTACTTGGTTTCTTACAATAATGAGCCTCTTGTGTGCGAAAGTAAGAGCGAGTCGACGATGACTTACTGTTGAAAAAATCATACAGCTTTTGTCTATCGGTTTTGCTTAATAGTTGATAACACTGTTGTAACTCTTCATTATCATCAAACCTTGAAACCTCAAAGTTCAGATATAATACGGCTTCGCTTGGGTGTTCTTGGAGACTTTTAAGCATGAATCTATATATTGATTGTTGCTCAGCAGGAGTGCGCACTGTCGCCATCACATTACTCAATAAGTGAGGGAATTAACAAGCTAAGAAATAACGCACTGAAAAGATAAATACAAAAATATTCAGCTTTAAGGCATTCTATAAATGTATAACAGAAAATTTTCCACCGCACAGGGGGGAGTCGTTTGTCGTTTGGTAGCTCATAGTTGAATCTCAGATTCAAAAAAAATAATGAAATTGAGCGTAAATTGGTTTTGTTTCTCCCTTGCCAATTTGGTCGGTTGACGCATTTCTGTCCAAGAATGTTTTTATTTGTTATATGGCACAGACATAAGTACCTAACTAAAAGTTATCTCATATTTTGAATGATAATCATCCAAAATAGTTTCGACTGCTTTTTGAGTTTGGAGTAAGTTTCGTAAGCGCTAATGGATAACCACTCGTATTTGTTTTTCGCCATAGAATTTCGATGGCATTAAGTTCGGGGGAAAGGGATCAATCTTGTGGGGTATTCATTGCAGTATGTATAACTATAATCAACGGCAAGGGAAGTTTTAAAGAAAAATAAAGTTGCACACTATTTGATCGGTGAGGGCAGGTGAACTTCATTTATTGGTTCAGCTAAAATTCAGTATAAGAATTATACTCTAGTTGCCTGTATAGCATCACAGAAAACATTATGGCAACCAATTCCTCCTCACTTTCTAATGTTATACAAGCATACTTATCACTTGATGAAACAGATCCTGTTGTGGTAGAAAGTGCGGCAAAAGTGGTTGCTCAAATCGAGACGGCTGTGATTAATGAGCGCCGCACTTGTGCCGATTTTGGCGGTGAAAATCCGATTCAGTGGAAACCAGATTGGGAACAAGAGTTTTCATATGGCTGTTACTTCAAAGTATTTAAAACCTTACCTGAAATTCCAGAAGTGTCGCCTATTTGGCAGAAAATTGGGATTAAGGAATCGCACCTTGCAGAATTGCTACATGGAATGCGTGGTGGAAATTATTTTGAAGTACATAGTAAATGTTCAACGCATGTAAGAAATTTGAAAGATGAATCTGCTTTGGAGTCAGACAAAAAACTAACTGGTTTTCTCTATCAACTAATAATTGTTTGTCAACATAAGATTAACCCTGAGGATGTTCTAACCAAGTTTGACAGTGATGTGAGGGGGGAAAACTCTTTTCGAAATTACTGTCTTCACTTGGCAGAAATATTTCGTTTTGGCAGTCCGTTATTCGCCAAATGTAAGCATTTACAGCTGGATTATTTGAAACGTGCAGCAGAGATCGGGAATACATTTGCATTTAATGAGCTTTTTAAAATTCAAGTCATTAAACCAGAAAGTGTCAGCTGTTATCTACCACACGAAATGACGAGGTTGCTTGCGCTCACAGCTAAACAAATTGAATTAGGCAAACTTGAACAGAACAATTATTACCCCGAAGTTAACTTACTAATTGAAATTTTAATAATAAATAATAAATGGAGACTAACTACCGAAAATTTAGTGGAACAAAAACGAGTTTTTCAGGCACAAGTAGAATCGAAAATTTCAAATTTTATAGAGCATGAGATACTGACAGTTAAGTGCTTAGCATTATATGTGGTAACCAGCCCTGAATTTGGTCTCTGTGATTTTACAATTGCTAAACAAATACTAACACGCATAAATGAATTGCTTCTAGACAGAAGTTTAACTGAGGTTGAACAATGCATATTAAGTTATTGGCAAGAAAATATCGGTCTTCATACAAACTCATTCCCCAATATTCACCTCGATAGGCTAATAGAACTAACACTGGACAATAGAATGCCGTCAGCTCTATACAGTGTAGGGCGTTTTTGTTTTACACAAGGTGATATTGAAACATATAAACAAGTTGTTATTCAAATTTCACCGTCACTATCAAACTTAAAACAAGAGTTACTTTTATCTCCCAGTACTATCCCTATAATTATTGATTGTGTAAAAGTCATAAGCAAAATTAATACAGCTCATAAAAAACGGCATAATCCAACGAGGAGGACCCTTACCTTTCTTGATAGTATGTTAGACAATGGTCTTTCGATGCAAAATAAAGCCTGTATGTATTCATCACTGATGGAAGCCCATCGAGAGCTAAGTCGAAAAAAGGGTAGCACTGGAAGGCATTATAGCAAGCAAGCCGTACATAGATTAAAAGATAGAGTTGGAGACTTTAAGACCAAAAGAGCTAATGAACTGAACCATTCTTTAGATCCAATTTATCGAGCGTTCGCAATCACATTTATGACACAGAAAGAAGCTGAACAGTATGTAGATCGAAAACAAATGCTCAACCCTTTAGTACAGTTTGATAGAGTCAATAATCTACTTTTTCTGTTTGCTTGCATTGGTGATCGACTCGGTGAAGATACACACACAATACTTCAGCATATTGGAATACTTGCAAATGAATTTGCACATGTTCCGGCACCCAATGAATTGCATGTATCATGTCAGGATATTAATTTCCATGCCTTGCTTGAACCTTCGATTTCCACACTTTTTGATTATTTCAAAACTCGGCCAGAAGAAGCAAAAGCCTTATATCAATTTTACTTGTTTCACCGAAAACATGTAGGCTTAGCAACGGGTAAAGAAATAAATTGTAAAGCTGAGCCATTATTCAAACAATTGTCGTCTTCAAGTTCTCCGGAGGCTTTGGGGGGGAGAGCACCTAAATATAAAAAAAAACGAAGTGCAAGTATTCAGCGAACAGCAAAGCTAAGTTTAGAGGACAAAATTAAGATGTTAACAATGACAGTTGTGCAAGCGTTAAAGGATGTACAAAGTCAATGTGGAACACAATCTAACTCTAGTGAATTAATAAAAGAGAATCTGGTGCAACTACGAAAAGACCTTAACTTTGTATGCTTGCAAAATAGAAAAGAAAACTGGTTAAACACTGATGAAATTGTTGCAGAGATAATGAGTACTTTACGGGTATTGCCTGCAAATAAGAAATTTCGAGAGTGGAAGACATTTTTGGGCAGTTTAATGAAAGCTGAAAAAGTGGGTCATTTTTTAAATAGCGTACTTTTATCATCAAGTAGTCAACCTGTTGATGTAGCTATCGATAATGAGACAGTTAAGCAAGAATTAGTTTTGGCGTTGCTTTCAGTAAAAATAACAATTTCAGAGGGTTGTGAGGAAGAAGTTTGTTCAATCTTAGCTGAGAGCATGCATGATTGGCCTGAATCCATTATTGAGTTTTTTTGTGTGGCAGAGAATTATCCTCTACTTGAACTTACTGTTTCAAAGAATACTGGAAACCACATGCTTCCTTTTGTACTTGTTGAAAGGCGAACCGAGATCTTAAATAAAATGACTGTCGAGCAGCAAAATCAAATTTGGCATTTGACGGAATTATCACTAGGTACTCGTAAACAAATTTTTTCGTTCTTATCTGAGTCGAATTTTAATTATAATGAAGCACTCACTTGGGTGTTGAATGAACACACTTTTTCGAGTACTACAGAAGCGCTAGAGCTGGTAAAATCGATTCCACTAAAAAAAATGATTCTCATGATGTCTAAGTCGAGTAGTGCAGACGTTGAATTATTAGAAAGCAAAACTCGGGTGTTTAAAGAGGAACGAAAACAATGCCTTGATCGTAGAGCAAGAACGCTTAACCCTCATGCTTTTTCTTCTCATGTAAATGAGATAATACAAGAAACCAAAAGCAAAGCTAACAACAAAGCTGTATTCATTAGTGGTATAAGCTTTTTAATCAACTTTAGTGAAGAATTTGTTGGATATTATCCGGAGTTAAAGACTCAACTGGATGAAAGGTTAAAATTTATGGCTCAAGCCTATGTAACTGATATAGAAAACTTGGTGCTAGAAGAGAAAACTTGTTACCCAAACAGAATATTCTATATGTGCTGTAAGGTGTTTTTAGCTATGGGATGTTGATCTTTTTAGGGGATGTAAACCCAAACCCCAGATTTTTTCCTCAGCTGTACGGATAACAATAGCTAGTTGAAATATAAATAATTTGGGTGTAGTTACCTCACTTTTGGACAAAACCAATTCAGGCTCAATTTCATTATTTTTTGAGTCTGAGATACAACGATGAGCTACCAAACGGCTCCCTGTGTGGTCGATAATCTTCTGTTATACATTTATAGAATGCCTTAAAGCTGAATATTTTTGTATTTATTTTTTTAGTGCGTTATTTATTAGCCTGTTAATTCACTCACTTATTGAGTAATGTGATGGCGACAGTGCGTACTCCTGCTGAGCAACAATCAATATATAGATTCATGCTCAAAAGTCTCCAAGAATACCCAAGCGAAGCCGTATCCTATCTAAACTTTGAGGTTTCAAAGTTTGATGATGATGACGACTTACAACAGGGCTATCAAAGATTAAGCAAAACCGATAGACAAAAGCTGTATGATTTTTTCAACAATAAATCATCGGCGACTCGCTCTAACTCTCACACACGAGAGACTCATTATTGTAAGAAGCCAAGTAATGCTTGCCGACGTTTTGCAACCGAGCACCGCTCCATTACTCCAAAATCGAGCACTCAGTATCCCAAGCAAATACAGCAACCACCTTCCTCCCCTAATTCCTTTTTTACTCAGACCAGTGAGCTTATTCACTCTTGGAAACTTAAACAGAGAAGCAAAAATAAACTGGGTATTGAGTTAAATGCATTAATTCGTGGTTGCACTAAACTTTCTCAGCTTATTGAAATCATTCACAGCCTAAAAAACGACAAACGGGTCATGGAAACATCATGGGACATAAGGTTAATCCATAAATTGTTGCACAAAGCGGCCGAGTTTTCTGACAACCATTCATCTAATTTCGACGGTATTTTTAGTGACATAATACGATTAAAATCGTCCTATGACGAGAAAACATGCACGCTATTACTGAAATTAATTAAGTTAAATTTAAATTTTTCAGATGGCAAAAAATTGGTGCTAGGCAATGCAGCTGAAGCCAGCGTAATGCAACAATGGGGTATCAGGCCTGATGTTGCCATTTACAATGCTTTTATCACGGTATGCGCTAAAACAGGCCAATTTGATAGTGCTTGGCAACTGGTGTGTGGTGATAAGCCCTTGATGGCACCTCATTTGTCATTAAAGGCTAATCAAATCACCTGCATTAATTTGCTGACGGCCTGCGCTGAAACGGAGCGTTATCCAGAAGCCAAGTCATTGGTGTTGGGCGATGGCGCTACAGCTACAGCCAGCTTAATGCAACAATGGGGCATTAAGCCTAATATTGCCATTTACAGCGCCTTTATTAAGGTATGCGCTAAAACGGGTCAGTTTGATAGTGCTTGGCAACTGGTGTGTGGTGATAAACCCGTGATGGCACCTCATCTACCACTAAAGGCAGATTCAATTACCTGCATGAATTTACTGGCTGCCTGCGCTGAAATGGAGCGTTTTATAGAAGCCAAATTATTGGTGTTGGGCGATGGCGACACAGCTACAGCTACAGCCAGCCTAATACAACAATGGGGCATCAAGCCTAATGTTGCCATTTACAATGCCTTTATCACGGTATGCGCTAAAACGAGCCAGTTTGATAGTGCTTGGCAACTTGTGTGTGGTGACGAACCTGTGATGGCACCTCATTTGCCATTAAAAGCCAATCAAATCACCTGCACGAATTTACTGAGCGCTTGCGCTGAAATGGGGCGTTATGCAGAAGCCAAATTACTGGTGTTGGGCGATGGCGATATAGCTACACCCAGCTTAATGCAACAATGGGGCATCAAGCCTGATATTGCCATTTACAGTGCCTTTATCACGGTATGCGCTAAAACGGGCCAGTTTGACAGTGCTTGGCAACTGGTGTGTGGTGATAAGCCCACGATGGCACCTCACTTGTCATTAAAGGCCAATCAAATCACCTGCCTGAATTTGCTGAGCGCTTGCGCTGAAACAGGGCGTTATGCAGAAGCCAAGTCATTGGTGTTGGGTGATGGTGATACGGCTACAGTTACAAGCTTAATGCAACAATGGGGTATCAAGCTTGATGTTGCCATTTATAGTGCCTTTATCACGGTATGCGCTAAAACTGGCCACTTTGAGAGTGCTTGGCAACTGGTGTGTGGTGATAAGCCCGTGATGGCTCCTCATCTATCATTAAAGGTAGATTCAATCACCTGCACGAATTTGCTGACTGCCTGCGCTGAAACGGGGCGTTATGTCGAAGCCAAATTATTGGTGTTGGGCGATGGCGATACAGCCAGCTTAATGCAACAATGGGGTATCAAGCCTAACGTTGCGACTTACAGCGCCTTTATCATGGTATGCGCTAAAACCTGCCAGTTCGATAGTGCTTGGCAACTGGTGTGTGGTGATAAGCCCGTGATGGCACCTCATTTGTCATTAAAGGCCAATAAAATCACCTGCCTGAATTTGCTGACTGCTTGCGCTAAAATAGAACGTTTTATAGAAGCCAAATCATTGGTGTTGGGCGGTGGCGATACAGTTACACCCAGCTTAATGCAACAATGGGGCATCAAGTCTGATGTTTCCATTTACAATGCTTTTATCACGGTATGCGCTAAAACTGGCCAGTTTGATAATGCTTGGCGACTGGTGTGTGGTATTAAGCCGGTGATGGCACCGTATTTGCCATTAAAGGCCAATCAAATCACTTGCATGAATTTGCTGACTGCCTGCGCTGAAGCGGGGCGTTATGCAGAAGCCAAATCATTGGTGTTGGGCGATACAGTTACAGCTAGCTTAATGCAACAATGGGGCATCAAGCCTAATATTGCCATTTACAGCGCCTTTATTAAGGTATGTGCTAAAACGGGTCAGTTTGATAGTGCTTGGCAACTGGTGTATGGCGATAAGCCCGTGATGGCACCTCATCTACCACTAAAGGCAGATTCAATCACCTGCACGAATTTGCTGACGGCCTGCGCTGAAGCGGGGCGTTATGCAGAAGCCAAATCATTGGTGTTGGGCGATGGTGACACAGCTACAGCCAGCTTAATGCAGCAATGGAGCATCAAACCCAATGCTGCCATTTACAATGCTTTTATCACGGTATGCGCTAAAACGGGCCAGTTTGATAGTGCTTGGCAACTGGTGTGTGGTGATAAGCCCTTGATGGCACCTCATTTTCCATTAAAAGCCAATAAAATCACCTG contains:
- the ltrA gene encoding group II intron reverse transcriptase/maturase, whose protein sequence is MANTPVNIRILQRKLYLRSKLNSELRFYSLYDKLSRLDILEEAYRRCKANKGGAGIDGITFSYLEQQKKVVALLKEIQTQLQQKNYRPSPVKRVEILKDNGKTRKLGIPIISDRIVQMAMTIVMQPVYEPHLHEHSYGYRPCRSAQQAVKVIEMSLKQGYQHVLDADLSAYFDTIPHAKLMAKIERRISDSSFLSLLKSFIKAPISIETVNGKWRIEASRCGTPQGGVISPLLANIYLNDFCLKIHEKTPCKIVTYADDFVVLHKQTYTQEQLDWITQQLSDEGLKLNQSKTHCVDMGKLMNEFDFLGFNFQRITGLIKGTSYIKIQASKKSQTKLKNKIRDIVKHRTSNTLGVLINKVNQVLRGWKHYFGGIGYPRGVFFRINGFVVNRFYRWHRRLSQRRSKYLSRGAYEKLRQAGLEYLPTTR
- a CDS encoding LexA family protein is translated as MSIPEPEKAPFTEKQGQYLAFIKMYTKVNKVPPAHTDFQKYFDVTPPTVNQMIKTLENKGLIRKKPKTPRSIYVLALDELIPTLK
- a CDS encoding helix-turn-helix domain-containing protein, which codes for MVIVNYLHSAMNIKYLVELSNEEKSFLVDLIAKGKTSARKLKRANILLMSNNRMSQDKEISLALNVGTATIYRTKKQFVEEGLKAALNEGARSGMPRCLDGNQEALLIALACSKPPEGLCRWTLSLITEKLIALTELDEVSTETVRRRFK